In a single window of the Pseudorca crassidens isolate mPseCra1 chromosome 9, mPseCra1.hap1, whole genome shotgun sequence genome:
- the FAM89B gene encoding leucine repeat adapter protein 25 encodes MNGLPSAEAPSGAGCALTGLPPLPRGLSGLLNASGGSWRELERVYSQRSRIHDELSRAARVPDGPRNAAGAANAGTAAGPPGPRRPVNLDSALAALRKEMVGLRQLDMSLLCQLWGLYESIQDYKHLCQDLSLCQDLSSSLHSDSSYPPDAGLSDDDEPPDASLPPDPPPLTVPQTHNARDQWLQDAFHISL; translated from the exons ATGAATGGGCTGCCTTCGGCCGAGGCGCCAAGCGGCGCGGGTTGCGCCCTGACCGGTCTTCCGCCGTTACCGCGCGGCCTCAGCGGTCTTCTCAACGCGAGCGGGGGCTCGTGGAGGGAGCTGGAGCGCGTCTACAGCCAGCGCAGCCGCATCCACGATGAGCTGAGCCGGGCCGCCCGCGTACCGGACGGGCCCCGTAACGCCGCCGGCGCCGCCAACGCGGGAACTGCCGCGGGTCCCCCCGGCCCGCGTCGCCCTGTTAACCTCGACTCGGCGCTAGCGGCGCTGCGCAAGGAGATG GTGGGCCTGCGGCAGCTGGACATGTCCCTGCTGTGCCAGCTGTGGGGCCTGTATGAGTCGATCCAGGACTATAAGCACCTGTGCCAAGACTTGAGCCTGTGCCAGGACCTGTCATCCTCCCTGCATTCAGACAGTTCCTACCCACCTGATGCTGGCCTATCTGATGATGACGAGCCTCCTGATGCTAGCCTGCCCCCAGACCCGCCACCCCTCACTGTGCCCCAGACGCACAATGCCCGAGACCAGTGGCTACAGGATGCCTTCCACATCAGCCTCTGA
- the ZNRD2 gene encoding protein ZNRD2 has protein sequence MALNGSEVDDFSWEPPTEAETKVLQARRERQDRISRLMGDYLLRGYRMLGETCADCGTILLQDKQRKIYCVACQELDSDVDKDNPALNAQAALSQAREHQLASASEPPLGSRPAPQPPVPRPEHCEGAAAGLKAVQGPPPPAVPPNADVVVCTQEALLQKLTWASAELGSSTSLETSIQLCSLIRACAEALRSLQQLQH, from the exons ATGGCCCTGAACGGCTCTG AAGTCGACGACTTTTCCTGGGAGCCCCCGACCGAAGCGGAGACGAAGGTGCTGCAAGCGCGGCGGGAGCGGCAGGATCGCATCTCCCGGCTCATGGGCGACTACCTGCTGCGTGGTTACCGCATGCTGGGCGAGACGTGCGCGGACTGCGGG ACGATCCTCCTCCAAGACAAACAGCGGAAAATCTACTGCGTGGCTTGCCAGGAGCTCGACTCAGACGTGGACAAAGATAATCCGG ctCTGAATGCCCAGGCTGCCCTCTCCCAAGCTCGGGAGCACCAGCTCGCCTCTGCTTCGGAGCCCCCCTTGGGCTCTCGGCCTGCCCCTCAGCCCCCAGTACCCCGTCCAGAGCACTGTGAGGGAGCTGCAGCAGGGCTCAAGGCAGTCCAGGGGCCGCCCCCTCCTGCTGTGCCTCCAAATGCAGATGTCGTGGTCTGCACACAAGAGGCTCTCCTGCAGAAACTGACCTGGGCCTCAGCAGAGCTGGGCTCTAGCACCTCCCTGGAGACTAGCATCCAGCTGTGTAGCCTTATCCGGGCTTGTGCTGAAGCTCTGCGCAGCCTGCAGCAGCTGCAACACTAA